In Mus musculus strain NOD/MrkTac chromosome 11 genomic contig, GRCm38.p6 alternate locus group NOD/MrkTac MMCHR11_NOD_IDD4_1, one DNA window encodes the following:
- the Dlg4 gene encoding disks large homolog 4 isoform 5 (isoform 5 is encoded by transcript variant 5) codes for MAQDLEQMYAKANSPPVIVNTDTLEAPGYVNGTEGEMEYEEITLERGNSGLGFSIAGGTDNPHIGDDPSIFITKIIPGGAAAQDGRLRVNDSILFVNEVDVREVTHSAAVEALKEAGSIVRLYVMRRKPPAEKIIEIKLIKGPKGLGFSIAGGVGNQHIPGDNSIYVTKIIEGGAAHKDGRLQIGDKILAVNSVGLEDVMHEDAVAALKNTYDVVYLKVAKPSNAYLSDSYAPPDITTSYSQHLDNEISHSSYLGTDYPTAMTPTSPRRYSPVAKDLLGEEDIPREPRRIVIHRGSTGLGFNIVGGEDGEGIFISFILAGGPADLSGELRKGDQILSVNGVDLRNASHEQAAIALKNAGQTVTIIAQYKPEEYSRFEAKIHDLREQLMNSSLGSGTASLRSNPKRGFYIRALFDYDKTKDCGFLSQALSFHFGDVLHVIDASDEEWWQARRVHSDSETDDIGFIPSKRRVERREWSRLKAKDWGSSSGSQGREDSVLSYETVTQMEVHYARPIIILGPTKDRANDDLLSEFPDKFGSCVPHTTRPKREYEIDGRDYHFVSSREKMEKDIQAHKFIEAGQYNSHLYGTSVQSVREVAEQGKHCILDVSANAVRRLQAAHLHPIAIFIRPRSLENVLEINKRITEEQARKAFDRATKLEQEFTECFSAIVEGDSFEEIYHKVKRVIEDLSGPYIWVPARERL; via the exons ATGGCGCAAGATTTAGAGCAAATGTATGCCAAG GCCAATTCTCCCCCTGTGATTGTCAACACGGACACCCTAGAAGCCCCAGGATAT gtgaaCGGAACAGAGGGGGAGATGGAGTATGAGGAGATCACATTGGAAAGG ggTAACTCAGGTCTGGGCTTCAGCATCGCAGGTGGCACCGACAACCCACACATCGGTGACGACCCATCCATCTTTATCACCAAGATCATTCCTGGTGGGGCTGCAGCCCAGGATGGCCGCCTCAG GGTCAACGACAGCATCCTGTTTGTCAATGAAGTGGATGTCCGGGAGGTGACCCATTCAGCTGCAGTGGAGGCCCTCAAAGAGGCGGGTTCCATCGTTCGCCTCTACGTCATGCGCCGGAAACCCCCAGCTGAGAAGATCATAGAGATCAAGCTTATCAAAGGGCCTAAAG GACTTGGCTTCAGCATCGCAGGGGGCGTTGGGAACCAGCACATCCCTGGAGATAATAGCATCTACGTAACCAAGATCATCGAAGGAGGCGCTGCCCACAAGGATGGCAGGTTGCAGATCGGAGACAAGATCCTGGCG gtCAACAGTGTGGGGCTAGAGGATGTCATGCATGAGGACGCCGTGGCAGCCCTGAAGAACACATATGACGTTGTGTACCTAAAGGTGGCCAAGCCCAGCAATGCCTACCTGAGTGACAGCTATGCTCCCCCAGACATCACAACCT CATATTCTCAGCACCTGGACAATGAGATCAGTCATAGCAGCTACTTGGGCACCGACTACCCCACAGCCATGACCCCCACTTCCCCTCGGCGCTACTCCCCCGTGGCCAAGGACCTGCTAGGGGAGGAAGATATTCCCCGGGAACCAAGGCGGATCGTGATCCATCGGGGCTCCACCGGCCTGGGCTTCAACATTGTGGGCGGCGAGGACGGTGAAGGCATCTTCATCTCCTTCATCCTTGCTGGGGGTCCAGCTGACCTCAGTGGGGAGCTACGGAAGGGGGACCAGATCCTGTCG GTCAATGGTGTTGACCTCCGCAATGCCAGTCATGAACAGGCTGCCATTGCCCTGAAGAACGCGGGTCAGACGGTCACGATCATCGCTCAGTATAAACCAGAAG AGTATAGCCGATTCGAGGCCAAGATCCATGATCTTCGGGAACAGCTTAtgaatagtagcctgggctcaGGGACTGCATCTCTGCGAAGCAACCCCAAGCGGGGCTTCTATATCAG GGCCCTGTTTGACTACGACAAGACCAAGGACTGCGGTTTCTTGAGCCAGGCCCTGAGCTTCCACTTTGGGGATGTGCTTCATGTAATTGACGCCAGCGACGAAGAGTGGTGGCAAGCGCGGCGGGTCCACTCTGACAGTGAGACCGATGACATTGGCTTCATTCCCAGCAAACGGCG GGTCGAGCGACGAGAGTGGTCAAGGTTAAAGGCCAAG GACTGGGGCTCCAGCTCTGGATCACAGG GTCGAGAAGACTCGGTTCTGAGCTATGAGACGGTGACGCAGATGGAAG TGCACTACGCTCGCCCCATCATCATCCTTGGGCCTACCAAAGACCGTGCCAACGATGATCTTCTCTCCGAGTTCCCCGACAAGTTTGGATCCTGTGTCCCTC ATACGACACGTCCTAAGCGGGAATATGAGATAGACGGCCGCGATTACCACTTTGTCTCCTCCCGGGAGAAAATGGAGAAGGACATTCAGGCGCACAAGTTCATTGAGGCTGGCCAGTACAACAGCCACCTCTACGGGACCAGCGTCCAGTCTGTGCGAGAGGTAGCAGAGCAG GGGAAGCACTGCATCCTTGATGTCTCAGCCAATGCCGTGCGGCGGCTGCAGGCGGCCCACCTGCACCCTATCGCCATCTTCATCCGTCCCCGCTCCCTGGAGAATGTGCT AGAGATCAATAAGCGGATCACAGAGGAGCAAGCCCGGAAAGCCTTCGACAGGGCCACGAAGCTGGAGCAGGAGTTCACGGAGTGCTTCTCAG CCATCGTAGAGGGCGACAGCTTTGAAGAGATCTATCACAAAGTGAAACGTGTCATCGAAGACCTCTCAGGCCCCTACATCTGGGTCCCAGCCCGAGAGAGACTCTGA
- the Dlg4 gene encoding disks large homolog 4 isoform 4 (isoform 4 is encoded by transcript variant 4) produces the protein MEYEEITLERGNSGLGFSIAGGTDNPHIGDDPSIFITKIIPGGAAAQDGRLRVNDSILFVNEVDVREVTHSAAVEALKEAGSIVRLYVMRRKPPAEKIIEIKLIKGPKGLGFSIAGGVGNQHIPGDNSIYVTKIIEGGAAHKDGRLQIGDKILAVNSVGLEDVMHEDAVAALKNTYDVVYLKVAKPSNAYLSDSYAPPDITTSYSQHLDNEISHSSYLGTDYPTAMTPTSPRRYSPVAKDLLGEEDIPREPRRIVIHRGSTGLGFNIVGGEDGEGIFISFILAGGPADLSGELRKGDQILSVNGVDLRNASHEQAAIALKNAGQTVTIIAQYKPEEYSRFEAKIHDLREQLMNSSLGSGTASLRSNPKRGFYIRALFDYDKTKDCGFLSQALSFHFGDVLHVIDASDEEWWQARRVHSDSETDDIGFIPSKRRVERREWSRLKAKDWGSSSGSQGREDSVLSYETVTQMEVHYARPIIILGPTKDRANDDLLSEFPDKFGSCVPHTTRPKREYEIDGRDYHFVSSREKMEKDIQAHKFIEAGQYNSHLYGTSVQSVREVAEQGKHCILDVSANAVRRLQAAHLHPIAIFIRPRSLENVLEINKRITEEQARKAFDRATKLEQEFTECFSAIVEGDSFEEIYHKVKRVIEDLSGPYIWVPARERL, from the exons ATGGAGTATGAGGAGATCACATTGGAAAGG ggTAACTCAGGTCTGGGCTTCAGCATCGCAGGTGGCACCGACAACCCACACATCGGTGACGACCCATCCATCTTTATCACCAAGATCATTCCTGGTGGGGCTGCAGCCCAGGATGGCCGCCTCAG GGTCAACGACAGCATCCTGTTTGTCAATGAAGTGGATGTCCGGGAGGTGACCCATTCAGCTGCAGTGGAGGCCCTCAAAGAGGCGGGTTCCATCGTTCGCCTCTACGTCATGCGCCGGAAACCCCCAGCTGAGAAGATCATAGAGATCAAGCTTATCAAAGGGCCTAAAG GACTTGGCTTCAGCATCGCAGGGGGCGTTGGGAACCAGCACATCCCTGGAGATAATAGCATCTACGTAACCAAGATCATCGAAGGAGGCGCTGCCCACAAGGATGGCAGGTTGCAGATCGGAGACAAGATCCTGGCG gtCAACAGTGTGGGGCTAGAGGATGTCATGCATGAGGACGCCGTGGCAGCCCTGAAGAACACATATGACGTTGTGTACCTAAAGGTGGCCAAGCCCAGCAATGCCTACCTGAGTGACAGCTATGCTCCCCCAGACATCACAACCT CATATTCTCAGCACCTGGACAATGAGATCAGTCATAGCAGCTACTTGGGCACCGACTACCCCACAGCCATGACCCCCACTTCCCCTCGGCGCTACTCCCCCGTGGCCAAGGACCTGCTAGGGGAGGAAGATATTCCCCGGGAACCAAGGCGGATCGTGATCCATCGGGGCTCCACCGGCCTGGGCTTCAACATTGTGGGCGGCGAGGACGGTGAAGGCATCTTCATCTCCTTCATCCTTGCTGGGGGTCCAGCTGACCTCAGTGGGGAGCTACGGAAGGGGGACCAGATCCTGTCG GTCAATGGTGTTGACCTCCGCAATGCCAGTCATGAACAGGCTGCCATTGCCCTGAAGAACGCGGGTCAGACGGTCACGATCATCGCTCAGTATAAACCAGAAG AGTATAGCCGATTCGAGGCCAAGATCCATGATCTTCGGGAACAGCTTAtgaatagtagcctgggctcaGGGACTGCATCTCTGCGAAGCAACCCCAAGCGGGGCTTCTATATCAG GGCCCTGTTTGACTACGACAAGACCAAGGACTGCGGTTTCTTGAGCCAGGCCCTGAGCTTCCACTTTGGGGATGTGCTTCATGTAATTGACGCCAGCGACGAAGAGTGGTGGCAAGCGCGGCGGGTCCACTCTGACAGTGAGACCGATGACATTGGCTTCATTCCCAGCAAACGGCG GGTCGAGCGACGAGAGTGGTCAAGGTTAAAGGCCAAG GACTGGGGCTCCAGCTCTGGATCACAGG GTCGAGAAGACTCGGTTCTGAGCTATGAGACGGTGACGCAGATGGAAG TGCACTACGCTCGCCCCATCATCATCCTTGGGCCTACCAAAGACCGTGCCAACGATGATCTTCTCTCCGAGTTCCCCGACAAGTTTGGATCCTGTGTCCCTC ATACGACACGTCCTAAGCGGGAATATGAGATAGACGGCCGCGATTACCACTTTGTCTCCTCCCGGGAGAAAATGGAGAAGGACATTCAGGCGCACAAGTTCATTGAGGCTGGCCAGTACAACAGCCACCTCTACGGGACCAGCGTCCAGTCTGTGCGAGAGGTAGCAGAGCAG GGGAAGCACTGCATCCTTGATGTCTCAGCCAATGCCGTGCGGCGGCTGCAGGCGGCCCACCTGCACCCTATCGCCATCTTCATCCGTCCCCGCTCCCTGGAGAATGTGCT AGAGATCAATAAGCGGATCACAGAGGAGCAAGCCCGGAAAGCCTTCGACAGGGCCACGAAGCTGGAGCAGGAGTTCACGGAGTGCTTCTCAG CCATCGTAGAGGGCGACAGCTTTGAAGAGATCTATCACAAAGTGAAACGTGTCATCGAAGACCTCTCAGGCCCCTACATCTGGGTCCCAGCCCGAGAGAGACTCTGA